From Mya arenaria isolate MELC-2E11 chromosome 12, ASM2691426v1, the proteins below share one genomic window:
- the LOC128210643 gene encoding beta-1,3-galactosyl-O-glycosyl-glycoprotein beta-1,6-N-acetylglucosaminyltransferase-like translates to MYAALWPSERESPTPMTLVKESVPVSEEVRDCFPGVHYSDNEDLHQQPRSKEGTSNVTGMLSLFPTVRPLTFQRDKAYFVKDRKVKQVNCAAIFDGDESETALEERLASEDKRYFLQPIDYINMTSNCSKFILERGYVIDSLDENEFPIAFSILMYTAIEQAERLLRAIYRPQNVYCFHIDSKSGIDLYHAMSRIAECFDNVHVLEKRVDVQWGHMSVLEPEILCMKYLWNRSAKWKYFINLTGMEFPLKTNYELVRILQAYNGSNDIEGTIKRAIPDRWANAGPPPKDIALTKGGVQIIASRGFVDFALHDPRAAELLNWTRKTMHPDETFFTTLNHNPILGVPGSYRGIPETDEVVKPFLARYINWSWDTLECHGKYVHSVCTHSARDLPPMKDSKKLFVNKFHQEFHPLAYDCLEELLLNRTRDRHLGLSSFNSTFYSNLDFVKNRVEP, encoded by the exons ATGTATGCGGCACTATGGCCATCGGAACGAGAATCACCGACGCCTATGACCTTGGTGAAAGAAAGTGTACCTGTATCTGAAGAAGTGAGG GACTGTTTCCCAGGTGTTCATTATTCAGACAACGAAGATTTGCACCAACAACCACGTTCCAAG GAAGGAACTTCCAACGTGACGGGAATGCTCAGCCTTTTTCCAACTGTGCGGCCGTTAACGTTCCAGCGAGATAAGGCATATTTCGTTAAGGACAGAAAGGTGAAACAGGTTAACTGCGCTGCAATCTTTGATGGCGACGAAAGTGAAACTGCGCTTGAAGAGCGCCTGGCTTCTGAAGACAAGCGTTATTTCTTACAACCAATTGATTACATAAACATGACTTCAAActgttcaaagtttattttggAAAGGGGATACGTTATTGATTCGCTTGACGAAAATGAATTTCCAATTGCTTTTAGTATTCTTATGTATACTGCGATAGAACAGGCTGAACGATTACTTCGTGCAATATATCGTCCACAAAACGTATACTGTTTCCATATAGACTCCAAAAGTGGAATTGACCTGTATCATGCGATGTCGCGCATAGCCGAGTGCTTTGACAATGTACACGTGCTGGAAAAACGCGTAGATGTGCAATGGGGCCACATGTCCGTGCTTGAACCTGAAATACTTTGTATGAAGTACCTTTGGAACCGCAGCGccaaatggaaatattttataaacctGACTGGAATGGAGTTTCCGCTCAAAACCAACTACGAACTAGTCCGTATTCTGCAGGCCTACAATGGTTCAAACGACATAGAAGGAACTATTAAAAG AGCTATTCCAGACCGCTGGGCCAACGCAGGTCCTCCGCCAAAAGACATTGCTTTAACAAAGGGTGGCGTTCAAATTATTGCAAGCCGGGGCTTTGTTGATTTCGCTCTTCACGATCCCCGCGCCGCTGAACTCCTGAACTGGACGCGAAAGACTATGCACCCGGATGAGACTTTCTTCACGACTTTGAATCATAATCCGATTTTAGGAGTACCAGGATCATACCGAG GCATACCGGAGACGGACGAGGTTGTTAAGCCATTCCTAGCACGCTACATAAATTGGTCTTGGGACACACTAGAGTGTCATGGGAAGTATGTCCATAGTGTTTGTACCCATAGCGCCCGCGATCTCCCTCCCATGAAGGACAGTAAAAAGTTGTTCGTGAACAAGTTTCACCAGGAGTTTCATCCCCTGGCATACGATTGCCTCGAGGAGTTGCTGTTAAATAGAACCAGAGACAGACACCTCGGACTTAGCAGTTTCAATTCCACTTTTTATTCTAACCTTgactttgtgaaaaatagagtCGAACCCTGA
- the LOC128210644 gene encoding uncharacterized protein LOC128210644, with amino-acid sequence MPDTLEVTLTEGKRTVHSTNTDDAAVQLSTRSSTVQPISINISTAPVQQVSSVPTNSEAMDNNFSVQQEIPVPTKPKAMDSHFHLDRSLFKLNLNKFSSTQDLINMSVGSIPRNEVEVVGGIANFCDPKHFLGDYTHLGHGFSASVGIHPRNVSSIDSLPSILCKLDQQLKLANVVALGEVGLDHTEPEEKWENQEKILIEADVGNQLAGNRQTLTDHD; translated from the exons ATGCCAGACACTCTGGAAGTTACTCTAACTGAAGGAAAAAGAACAGTGCATTCTACAAACACAGACGACGCTGCAGTCCAACTTTCTACTCGTTCGTCTACAGTACAACCAATTTCTATAAACATTTCAACGGCACCTGTTCAACAAGTCAGTTCAGTGCCAACAAATTCTGAAGCCATGGACAACAATTTTTCTGTTCAACAAGAGATTCCAGTGCCAACCAAACCTAAAGCCATGGATAGTCATTTTCATTTAGACCGCTCACTGTTCaaactaaatttaaacaagttcagCTCTACCCAAGATTTGATTAATATGTCTGTGGGTTCAATTCCAAGAAATGAAGTGGAAGTAGTAGGTGGaatagccaatttttgcgatcCCAAACACTTTTTGGGAGATTATACACATCTTGGGCATGGTTTTTCAGCCTCTGTAGGAATACATCCACGGAACGTTTCATCCATTGACAGTTTACCGTCAATTCTTTGTAAGTTAGATCAACAATTAAAACTTGCCAATGTTGTGGCTTTGGGTGAAGTAGGATTGGATCATACGGAACCAGAGGAGAAGTGGGAGAACCAAGAGAAGAT TCTAATAGAAGCTGATGTAGGGAACCAGCTAGCAGGAAACAGACAGACTTTGACTGACCACGACTGA